The genomic region TGACGGCGAGATCCGGCAGCCGGCGGCGAAGCTCGCGCAGCTTGTCCGCGTACTCCGCTGTCGTGTAATGCCGGTGCATGCGCTTCAGCACGGGATCCGAGCCCGCCTGAAGCGGGATGTGGAGGTGAGGCACCACCTTCTTCGACGCCTGCAACACGTCCATCAGGCGCTCGTCGATCTCGCTCGCCTCAATCGAGCTAATGCGGATGCGGAACGGCAGATCGATGCGCTCGAGGTCCAGCAACAGGTCGGCGAGCCGATAGTTCTCGAAGTCCTCACCGTACCCGCCCGTGTGAATGCCGGTCAACACAATCTCGCGATATCCCGCGCGGGCGAGCTTCGTCGCCTGCAGAATGACGTTTTCCGGCTTTCGGCTGCGAATGAGGCCCCGTGCCCGCGGAATGATGCAAAAGGTGCAGAAGTTGTTGCAGCCATCCTGGATCTTCAGATTGGCGCGCGATCGCTCCTCAAAGCTCGGTACGTCGAGCTCGTCAAATTCAGCGGCCTTCATGATGTTCCCCACGGCGAGATACGGCTTCCGCTCCGCAAACATCCGTTCGACGTGATCGACAATTTTCGACTTCTGGTCATTGCCGACCACCAGATCGACGCCTTCCATGCGGGCGATCTCGTCCGGCGCGATCTGCGCGTAGCAGCCGGTGACGACCACCACGGCGTCGGGGTTCGTCCGCACGGCCCGGCGGATCACCTGCCGGCTTTTGCGATCACCCGTGTGCGTCACCGTGCACGTGTTCACCACGTACACGTCCGCCTTGCTCTCAAACGGCACCTGCGTGTAGCCGCGGCGCTTGAACGTCTGCCAGATGCCCTCCGTGTCGTAAAAGTTGACCTTGCACCCGAGGGTGTGAAATGCCACCGTTGGCACCGTCTCAACCTCCCATGTCCCCGGTTTCGGCGAGCGCGATGGCAAGGGCGACCAGCCCCGCCGTTTCCGTGCGCAGAATGCGCGGGCCGAGCGTGACCGTCCGGCAGCGCGCATCCCCTCGCGCGAGCGCGCGCTCCGCCGGGCTCAACCCGCCCTCAGGCCCCACCACAATGGCCGCGCCGCCATCCAACGCCCCATCCCGGATGGCCGACAAAAACCCCGTTGCCTTCTCCTCTTCGTCGAGCACCAGCGCCAGGCGGATGCCGCGTGCCTCGAGCGCCGCAAGCGCCGCGTCAAGCGCCGGTGCCCATGCGACAAACGGCACGACATCCCGCTGCGATTGCATCGCCGCCTCGCGCGCGATCTTGCGCCAGCGCGCGAGCTTTTGCGCCACCTTCGCTTCACCGGAAAGCCGCACGACGGATCGCTCGCCTTCAAAGACGACGATCCCGGCGGCACCGACCTCTGTGCTCTTCTGCACGATGACGTCCATCTTCTCGCCCTTTGCCAGGCCCTGGACGAGGACGAAGGATCGCTTCGGTTCGTGCGAAGGCGCGCGCTCGCGCAAGCGCACGCAAATTTCTCCCGGGCGAACCTCCGCGACCTCCGCGAAAAACGGGCCGCCCGGCCCGCACACGACGAGCGCTTCGCCCAAAGAGGCGCGTAGCACGCGAGAAAAGTGGTGTCCGTCCTCGCCGCCCACCCAGATCGCATCGCCCGCCGAGGCCATCTCATCCACAAACAGGCGCGGAAGCATCAGCTTTTCACCGCCAAAACGCTGACCCAGTCGTCCTTCTGCGCGCGGCGCACGATCGAAAAGCCGTGATCGCCAAGCGCCCGCTCGACCTGTTCGCGCTGCGACTCGATGTAACCCGAAGTCAACAGCCAGCCGCCGGGCAAAAGCCGATGGCGCACGTCCGGAATGAGCGCGAGGACGACGTCGCGCAGGATGTTGGCGACCGCCACATGGAACGCCTCCTCGGGCTGCAGGCCGCTGAGCAGATCGCCTTCGCGCACCTCGACGCGCTGTGCGAGCCCGTTCATTCGCACATTCTCCTTGGCAGCCGACACGGCGACGGGATCGATATCCACAGCCACCACGCGCTCCGCACCGGCCACGGCGGCCGTCATGGCAAGCACGCCGGTGCCCGTTCCCACGTCCAGCACGTGCATGCCCGGGCGAACGATGTCGACCAGGATTTCCGCGCACATCTGCGTGGTCTGATGATGCCCGGTGCCAAACGCCATACCTGGCTCAATGGAGATGATGTGGCGGCCGCCAAACGGCGCAAGCTCGGCCGGCTCTGCCCACACGGGCGCAATCACCAGCGAATCGCCGACCGGAATGGGCGGATACTGCTCGCGCCACGCGTTCTTCCACTCGGACTCGTCCACCAGCTCGGCAGACACGTCCGACGATCTCGGCCCCGGATCAAGCCCTGCCTCGCGAACGCGGCGCACCGCGCTTTCCATGCGCGCCTCGACCTCCTGCCGCGCGTACGTCTCCGGGAAATACACCGAGACCTCCACGTCAGGGGTGGGCGTCAGCTGTTCATCGAACCACTCACCGAACCTCGGCGGCCGGACCTCGGAAGGCGCGATGCCCTCCATCTGCACGCCCTGAACGTCCGGAAAGCTCTCCAATACGGCGGACAACGCGTCCGCCGCCTCGTGCGCCACGCGCACGCGCACGTGCCACCAACGCAATGCCAAGCCTCCTCAACGGCCCCTGCGATGTCTCGAAGGAACCATGCTCATCCAAGAAACGCGTCCTTCACGCGCTCCATGAACGTTCGCTGCTGTTCATGGGTCTCCTCGCCCAGCTCCTTGGCCAACTGGCGGAACAGCTCCTTCTGCCGCTCCGACAGATTGGTCGGAGTCACCACGTGGACGCGAATATGCTGATCTCCTCGCACGAGGGGAGACCCGAGCTTCGGAATCCCCTTGCCTCGCAAACGGAACGTCGTGCCGGTCTGCGTGCCCTCCGGAATCCGCAACTTGACCTTGCCTTCCAGCGTCGGCACCTCGATCTCGTCGCCGAGCGCCGCCTGCACAAAGGAAATCGGCACGTCGACGTAGATGTTGGTGCCTTCCCGCTCGAACACCTCATGCGGCTTCACGTGAATCACGACAAACAAATCGCCCGGCGGTCCACCGTTGGGGCTTTGCTCTCCGTAGCCCGCCATGCGCAGGCGCGTACCGGTATCCACGCCGGGCGGCACCTTCACATCGACGCTGCGCCGCACGCGCCGCCGCCCCTGTCCACGGCAATCCGGACACGGTTCGGCCACAATCTGGCCGCGCCCATGGCACACCGGACAAGGCCGCCGATTGATCATCCGGCCAAACGGCGTGTTGGTGACGGTCTGCTGCTCGCCCGTGCCATTACACGCCTGACAAACCCTCGGCTTCGTTCCCGGTCTCGCGCCCGATCCCCCGCAGGTGGAACACGTCTCCGTGCGCGGAACCTGAATCTCCCGATGGGTGCCAAAGGCCGCCTCTTCAAACGAAACTTCCATTTCGTATTCGAGGTCGTGGCCGCGGACGGGACCTCGCCTCGTACCGCCACCGAAGAACATGTCAAAGATGTCGCCAAAGCCGCCCAGGTCGAAATCGGCAAATCCGGCGCCCGGGCCCCCAGCCTGGCCCTGAAACCCGCCAAAATTCTGCGCGGGATCTTCGTGGCCATACTGGTCATAGCGCGCTCGCTTCTCCGGATCCGACAGGACGGCGTACGCCTCCGCGATCTCGGCAAACTTCTGCTGAGCATTCGGGTCGTTCTTGTTGACATCCGGGTGATACTGGCGCGCGAGCTTCCGATACGCTTTCTTGATTTCTTCCTGCGTGGCGGACCGGCTGACACCGAGAACTTCGTAGTAATCTCGCTTGCTCACCGGTATCCCTCCAAACGACCACCGTCACTCCACATCATCTTACAACGAGGGCAGGGCGACGTCACGCACATCACCCTGCCGAAATGCAAACCTATCGTATCCTATGCGTCTCCGTCACTTCTTGTCCGGGTCCACCTCGCGGAAGTCCGCGTCCACCACGTTGTCGGACGCCTGGCCCGTCGTGCCCGTGGCACCCGCCTGCGCCTGGTTCGCGGAAGCCGACTGGGCCGCCTGTTCGTAGAGCTTCGTCGACAACTTGTGCAACGTCTCCTGCAACGCCTGCGACTTCGCCTTGATGGCTTCCATATCCGATCCGGCCATCGCATCGCGCAGGTCCTTCTGCTTGGACTCCGCTTCGCTCTTCAAAGCCGAATCGACCTTGTCGCCGAGATCGCGCAGGAGCTTGTCGGTCTGGTAGAGCAGCTGATCGGCCTGGTTGCGCACCTCGGCCTCTTCGCGCCGCTTCTTGTCTTCCTCGGCGTACATCTGCGCTTCCTTCATCATCCGCTCGACCTCTTCCTTCGAGAGGCCGCTCGACGCGGTGATGGTGATGCGCTGTGATTTCCCCGTCGCCAAGTCTTTGGCCGACACATGCACGATGCCGTTGGCGTCGATGTCAAACGTGACCTCGATTTGCGGCACGCCGCGCGGCGCCGGCGGGATGTCGTTCAGCGTGAAGCGGCCAAGCGTCTTGTTGCCCGCGGCCATCTCGCGCTCGCCCTGGAGCACGTGGATCTCGACGGAGGTCTGGTTGTCGGCCGCCGTGGTGAAGATCTGGCTCTTCGACGTCGGAATGGTCGTGTTCCGCGGAATAATGCGCGTGAACACACCGCCCATCGTCTCAATGCCGAGCGAAAGCGGCGTGACGTCGAGCAGCACGATGTCCTTCACTTCGCCCGTCAGCACGCCCGCCTGAATCGCGGCGCCGACGGCCACCACTTCGTCCGGGTTCACGCCCTTCGACGGCTCCTTGCCGATCAGGCGCTTCACGGCCTCCTGCACGGCCGGAATGCGCGTGGAACCGCCCACGAGGATGACCTTGTCAATGTCGGCTGGCGTCAGGCCCGCGTCCTGCAGCGCTTGGCGGGTCGGCCCCATCGTCGCCTCGACGAGATCGGCCGTCAATTCTTCGAACTTGGCGCGCGTGAGATTCACCTCGAGGTGCTTCGGACCCGTGGCGTCCGCCGAAATGAACGGCAGCGAGATGGTGGTGGTGAGCGTCGAAGACAGCTCCTTCTTGGCCTTCTCCGCCGCATCTTTCAGGCGCTGCATCGCCATCCGATCGTTCGACAGGTCGATGCCCGTGTCTTTCTTAAAGGTGTCGATGAGGTACTGAATGATGCGGTTGTCGAAGTCGTCGCCGCCCAGGTGGTTGTTCCCGCTCGTCGCCTTGACCTCGAACACGCCATCACCGAGTTCCAAAATGGACACGTCGAACGTGCCGCCGCCCAGGTCGAACACGAGAATGGTCTGGTCTTCCTCCTTGTCCAACCCGTACGCGAGCGCCGCCGCCGTCGGCTCGTTGATGATGCGCAGCACCTCGAGCCCGGCGATCCGGCCGGCGTCGCGCGTGGCCTGGCGCTGGCTGTCGCTGAAGTACGCGGGCACCGTGATGACGGCCTGCGTCACAGGCTCGCCGAGAAACGCCTCCGCATCGGCCTTCAGCTTCTGCAGGATCATGGCGGAGATTTCGGGTGGCGTGTACGACTTGCCGTCGATGGTCACCTTATAATCCGTGCCCATGTGGCGTTTGATAGAGATGATGGTGCGGTCGGGATTCGTGATGGCCTGGCGTTTGGCGACGTCGCCAACGAGGCGTTCTCCGTCCTTCGTGAACGCCACGACCGAGGGCGTGGTCCGGTTGCCTTCGGCGTTCGGAATGACGACGGGCTCCCCGCCCTCCAGCACCGCCACGCACGAGTTGGTTGTACCGAGGTCAATCCCAATCACTTTTGCCACTTCGCGTCCCTCCCCAAATGATGGACGTGGTTTCGGATGGATGCTCTACTGGATGGCTGCGCTTTTTGCACTCGCCAGCTCAGACGCTGACCTTGACCATGGCCGGGCGCAGGACCTTGCCGTGCAACAAATACCCCTTCTGCAGGACTTCGATGACGAAGCCGGCATCCTGTCCCTCCACCTGTTCCTGCATGACGGCCTCGTGCTTCGACGGATCAAAGGGTGCACCGACCGCGTCCATCTCGGTCACCCCGTATTGGTGCAAAACCTGAAGGAGCTGGCGGTGCACCATGTCAATCCCCTGTTTCATTTGTGGCTCATCCACGCCCTCGAGCGCCTGCATCGCGCGGTCGAAGTTGTCGAGAACGGGCAACAAGTCGGAAAGCAGCTTTTTGGTCGCGAATTGGACCAATTCCTCGCGCTCCTGGCGAGTGCGGCGGCGGAAATTGTCGAAATCGGCCCGCGTGCGCAGCAGCTGCTGCGTCAATTCCTCGATCTGCGCATCCCGCGGGTCCGGCTCGGCCTGCGCCTCGACCGCCTCCTCGTCTGGCGAGTCAGCGTCAAACGAGATGTCTTCCTCCGCCATCTCGGCCGGATCGACCTCTCCAGGGCCGGCCGACCCGTCGTTGCCAGCCTCCTCCGGCTTCGCTTCCCCTTGTTCGTTGGGATCCTTCACGACATCGTCCGCCACGAACAACATCCTTTCCCTAGGGCTCACCCGCTCGACGCGAACCGAGTCAGAAAATCCGTCAGCGCCTGCGAGGTGAACGAGAGAATTTGCATCACGCGATTGTAGTCCATGCGCGTGGGGCCCAACACTCCAATATGGCCGACCGGGACGCCACCCAAACGGTAGGTGGTGGCGATCACAGTGCAGTCCTTGAGCTCCACCACGGCGTTTTCTGCGCCGATGCGCACCTCAATCCCATTTTCCGCCTTCGGGAACCAATTGGAGATGAACTCGTTTTGTTCCAAAAGGCTGAGAATCGGCTTCGCCTTGCCCACATCGTGAAACTCGGGCTGCGCGAGCACGTTGGAAGCGCCTCCGATGTAGACGGCCTCCTCGCGCTCCGGCACCTGGCACACCTCATTGAGCACGGCGATGGCATCCTCAAACCGCTCGACGGTGCGCCGCAACTCGCCCGCGAGTTCGGCGTACAGCGTGCGCTTCAGATCCGAGATGGGCACGCCTACCACCTTGTCGTTCAGCACGCGGACCAGTTTCTCCACGTCGGCCGCCTCCATCTCCGAGGCAAAGCGCACATGGACCGTCTCGACGTGGCCAGAGTTGGTCACGAGGATGGCAATGGCCCGCCCACCGCCCAGCGGAATCAGCTCAATCTTGCGCAATTTCTCCGTATCGGTCTTCGGGCCGAGCACGATGACCGTCTGTTTGGTGAGCATGGAGAGCACATTCGCCACCTCACGGGTGACCTGCTCCACCTCGTCAATGCGCTTGGAAAACACCGATTTCAAAAACTCGCCCGTCTCGCGGTCCATCTGTCCCAAGCGCAACAGGTTGTCGACGTAGAACCGGTAGCCCTTTTGCGATGGAACGCGACCGGCCGAGGCGTGTGGCTGCGTCAAATAGCCCATTTCCTCCAGATCCGCCATCTCGTTGCGAATGGTGGCCGGACTAAATTGAATCTCGTCGTGTTTGGCGAGCGCCCGCGACCCGATGGGTTCCGCCATCCGGACGTAGTCCTCGATGATCGCGGACAAAATCAGCTGCTGTCGGGGCGTCAACATGGTCTCGCCTCCTTGTTAGCACTCCAGACGTTCGAGTGCTAAGCCACTCTCCTTGACAATATCAATCTGGTCTCTCCTTGTCAATGGATGTCGGCCGCCCCAATCCACTGCTCATAAATCGCGTTTGCCACGGGCCAGTAGGCGTCGGGGATTCGATAGGCCGAGCCGCGCCGCTCCAACAAGCCATCGGCCAAAAGGCGCTCGACCACTCCTGCAAACACGTCCTCAAGAGGCCGCCCGAACCGGCGCATGAACCGATCTCCGTCCACGCCTTCCGCCAGGCGCAGCCCGAGAATCACCTGGTCCTCCATCCGCTCATCGAGTGGCACTGAGCGGCGCGAAGCGATCGGCCGGCGGCCCAGAGCGATCGCCTTCATATAGGGAGTCAAGCGGCGCTCCATTTCATATCGCTCGCCGCCCACGTATCCATGGGCGCCCACGCCGCTCGCCAAGTAGGGTTCATTCCGCCAGTAGACGAGGTTGTGGCGCGCTTCACCGCCGGGCCGAGCAAAATTCGAGATTTCGTAGTGGACGAAGCCCGCCCCGCACAAGCGTTCACGCACCAGCTCGTACATCTCGGCCTCCGCATCTTCCCCAGGGAGGTGCAGGTGCCCCATCTCATTCCATTTGGCGAAAGGGGTACCCGGCTCGATTTTGAGCCAATAGGCCGAGACGTGATCGACCGGGAGGTCAAGGACCGCCTGCACGCTCTCCTCCACGTCGCGCTGCGTCTGATCCGGCAAGCCAAACATCAGGTCGACGTTGATGTGGGAAAAGCCGATCTCATGTGCGGCCCAAACGGCTTCTTCGATCGCGTCCCGCAGATGCGCCCGCCCAATGGCCTGCAGCAGGTGGTCCTGAAAGGCCTGCGCGCCGAAGGAAATCCGGTTGACGCCGTGATGGCGAAGCACCTGGAGCTTTTCCCGGGTGATGGAGTCCGGGTTGGACTCGAACGTAATCTCGGCGTCAGGCTGAAAGTCAAACCGCCGCCGGAGGGCGCCGAGCAGTCGATCCAGCAGAGATGCGGAGAGGAGAGTCGGGGTTCCGCCGCCGAAATACGCCGTCGCAAGCGGAACCCCAGGAGATTCCATCATATCCCACTCCGCGGTCAGGGCGTCCACGTACGCCTCCATCGCCGCGGGAGACTTGACGAACGTCGTGAAGTCACAGTAGAAGCAGCGGCTCTTGCAAAACGGGATGTGCACGTAGAGTGCTTGCGGTGCGCGGCGCTCCTCTCGGTCTTCCACAAGCATCACTCCATCTTCAGGACGGCCATGAACGCCTCCTGAGGCACCTCGATGCGCCCCACCTGCTTCATCCGCTTCTTTCCTTCCTTCTGCTTCTCAAGCAGCTTTCGCTTGCGCGTGATGTCGCCGCCGTAACACTTGGCGAGCACGTTTTTGCGCATGGCGCGAATCGTCTCCCGCGCGATCACGCGGCTTCCGATGGCCGCTTGAACGGGAACCTCGAACAACTGGCGCGGAATCATCTCCTTGAGCTTCTCGCACACGACGCGACCGCGCTCGTACGCTTTATCCCGGTGGACGATGAACGACAGCGCGTCCACCACTTCGCCGTTCAAGAGAATGTCGAGCTTCACCAGATTCGACGGCCGATACCCAATGAATTCGTAGTCGAGCGACGCATATCCTTTCGTCGACGACTTCAGCCGATCGAAGAAATCGTACACGATTTCGGCAAGCGGCAGGTCGTAGACGAGCCTCGTTCGCATGTCGTCGAGATACTGCATGTCCTGAAACTGGCCTCGCTTTTCCTGGCACAGCTCCATGATGTTGCCGACGAACTCCTTGGGCGCGAAGATGGTGGCACGCACAAACGGCTCCTCAATCCGCTCAATCCGGTCCGGGCTCGGCATCTTGCTCGGGTTGTCGATCTCTTCCATCGTCCCGTCCGTCCGATACACCCGATACACGACGCTCGGCGCCGTCGTGATGAGCGTCAGGCCGTATTCGCGCTCCAAACGCTCCTGCACGATCTCCATGTGCAGCATCCCGAGAAATCCGCAGCGAAAGCCAAAGCCAAGCGCGCTCGACGTCTCTGGCTCGTAGGTGAGCGCCGTGTCGTTCAGCTCGAGCTTTTCCAAGGCCTCGCGGAGATCTTCGTAATCCGCGGAATCCACGGGATACAGGCCGCAAAACACCATGGGATTGATCTTCCGATAACCCGGAAGCGGCTCGGCGGCTGGGCGCAGCGCGTCCGTCACGGTGTCGCCCACGCGCGTGTCCCGCACGTTTTTGATGCTGGCGGCAAAGTACCCGACTTCCCCCGCCTCCAGCCGGTCCACGGGCGACATCTTGGGGCGAAACACGCCGACCTCGTCCACCTCAAACTCTTTGTCCGTCGCCATCATCTTGATGCGCATGCCCTTTTCAATGGCCCCGTCGAACACGCGAATGTAGACGATCACGCCGCGGTACGAGTCGTAGTGGGAGTCGAAAATCAGCGCTTTGAGTGGCGCGTCGGGATCGCCCGAGGGCGCGGGAACCCCCTGCACCACGCGCTCAAGCACTTCCTCAATGCCGATGCCCGCCTTGGCCGAGGCCAAGACCGCGTCCGACGCGTCGAGGCCGATGACCTCTTCGATCTGCTGCTTGACTCGATCCGGATCCGCACTCGGCAAGTCAATCTTGTTGATCACAGGGATGATCTCGAGGTTATTGTCGATGGCCAAATACACGTTGGCGAGTGTCTGGGCCTCGACGCCTTGTGAAGCATCGACCACGAGCAGCGCGCCTTCGCACGCTGCGAGCGATCGCGACACTTCGTAAGTGAAGTCCACGTGGCCCGGCGTATCAATCAGATTGAGGACGTACTCCTGCCCATCCTTCGCGCGGTAGTTGAGCCGCACGGCCTGGAGCTTGATGGTGATTCCCCGCTCGCGCTCGAGATCCAATTGATCCAACAGCTGATCCTGCATTTCACGCGGGCTGACTGCCCCCGTGTACTCCAGGATGCGATCCGCCAGTGTGGACTTGCCGTGATCAATGTGTGCAATGATGGAGAAATTTCGGATATGCTCCTGACGTTCGCCCTTTGCCACGTTCATCCCCCTCGGTCGGCCGCGCGCCCGCGGGGTGCAGGCGGCCATGCACAAAAGAAACCGCGCCCGGTGCGCGGCCTGCCGATGTCATATGGACCAGTATACCACGGGCGGCGACGACTCGCCACGGACTTCGCCCGCCCGAATGGCTCAGTGCGAATGGGAGTGCGTGTGCCCCTCTCCGGAGATGAACGCATCCATCGACTCCCAGGCCTCCTTGACGACAAAGTACAGGATTCCGCAGGCGGCCAGGGGATCGACCCACCACCAGTGGAACATGTCGTTACACGCGACCCCCGCCAAGAGCGTCCACGACATGTAGCCACAGGTGAAGGAACACATGGCGTCGCCGCACAAGGCAGGGCTGTCGAGCAGTTGGCCGTAACGAAGTTTCTCCACCGCCAGCCACGGCGTGATGACGCTGGAGGCAAGGGCGACTGCGAGTCCGAGCCAGGTGACGGACGGGCCCGTTTGCAGCCGAATGGCCTGCCCCGATTTCACAGCGACGTACGCCGCGAGCGCAAACAGGCAGAGGGCGACAAACGCGCTTGTCCACCGCTCCAATGGGTGGCGCCTGTCCATACTGGCGCCGGTGTGAATTTCCGCATACAGCCGCACCACGAGGAGCATGCCGCTCACGAGTTCAATCGCGCTATCGACGCTGAAGGCGGAGAGCGCCAGGCTGCCCGCGCGGTAGGCCGCGATCGCCGAGAACACGGCCTCGCACGTGATCCATCCGACCGAAAACAACTCAAGCTCTAAGGCGCCGCGCAGGCGCTTCTCGCGCAGAGATGGCATGGCGACCTCCGGGTCAGTTCGTATTCAAAAACAACGCGTTCAACACGCTCTTCAGCACCGAGCCAAACACATGGCTGACCTTTTGGCCTACGTAGACCCCGCCGGTGTCCATGGCGGCTGCGAGCGCGCTGTTGGCAGCGTCCTCTGGATCGGGCGACGGCCCGTTGCCCGCGACGACGACCGTCGGCGCAGGATTCGAGTACTCGAGCGCGGGCTGTTGGCCGGACAGGCCGGTAGGTGCGGGGACGTCCGCATTGAATCCGCCCGAGGCGCTGGGAACACCGACCGTGCTCGATCCGCCCGCAACCTGAACACTGGGAACGCTGGTGCCGAGATGGCTCATGATCGAGGAGACCACGCTGAACACGGTGCCGCTCGCACCCAAAAGCAACGTCAGGAAGATGGCGACGGAAATGCCCTGCTTCAGCCGCCGCCGCGCTTGCTGCCATGTCGTCTTCATCTGCGCTTCCTTCCTTCACGTAGAGTTTCTGTCCTCTACAGCCTACGCCCAATTGTCCAAACTTATGACGAAGGTAGGGGAGAAAGATGAGCAGGAGCCGACGACATGGACCGCGAATCGTTTGTCTGGGAACCAAGTTGAACGAAGCCGCCTCACGCGGCACGAGGAATGGAGGTGTTGTTCATGAACGGGGACCTCGTCACGTGGCCGCAGGCGGCAAGCGGCGTGTCGTACGCGTTGACGCCAGGCCCATCGCAGGGAGGAGCGCCCGACGCGCAGCAATCGTTTGCGGAGGCCTTCGCCCTGTACACGGCGGCCGCCGAAGCGCCTGCGGTGACGAGTGGCGCGCCTGCTGCGGAGGCGCCCGCGACGCCGCCTGCGGAAACGAGCCCGTCTTGGCCATCCTGGGCAGCGTGGCCGATGGCGCCAAGCGAAACCGCGCCGTCGCCCGCCGACGCCTCGTCACCCGCCGAGCCCGCCCTGTCCTCCGCACCGGCGGCATCCGCCGATGCCTGGAGCGCGCTCGTCGAGCAGACGGCACAGAAGTATGGCCTGCCGCCATCCCTGCTTCAAGCCGTGATGGAGCAGGAGTCGGGCGGAGACCCCAACGCCACGTCGCCCGCGGGCGCCATGGGACTCATGCAGCTCATGCCGGACACCGCTTCCGCTTACGGCGCAGTGAATCCGTACGATCCGGCCGAGAACCTCGACGCAGGCGCCCATTACCTGGCCGACTTAATCGCG from Alicyclobacillus vulcanalis harbors:
- the mtaB gene encoding tRNA (N(6)-L-threonylcarbamoyladenosine(37)-C(2))-methylthiotransferase MtaB, with the protein product MPTVAFHTLGCKVNFYDTEGIWQTFKRRGYTQVPFESKADVYVVNTCTVTHTGDRKSRQVIRRAVRTNPDAVVVVTGCYAQIAPDEIARMEGVDLVVGNDQKSKIVDHVERMFAERKPYLAVGNIMKAAEFDELDVPSFEERSRANLKIQDGCNNFCTFCIIPRARGLIRSRKPENVILQATKLARAGYREIVLTGIHTGGYGEDFENYRLADLLLDLERIDLPFRIRISSIEASEIDERLMDVLQASKKVVPHLHIPLQAGSDPVLKRMHRHYTTAEYADKLRELRRRLPDLAVTTDVIVGFPGETDEMFEETLAFVRAQGYSQLHVFPYSPRRGTAAYKFQDQVPEDIKRERVARMIALGEELRRAYAGGFVGRELEVIAESPLTSADDDARKAFGHLPEAQRMLVGYDGHYLRMAFEAPAGMPLESMVGEVIRVRMTDVGPGVHRATFVEQVTFPEPEAEWGRMTS
- a CDS encoding RsmE family RNA methyltransferase, which codes for MLPRLFVDEMASAGDAIWVGGEDGHHFSRVLRASLGEALVVCGPGGPFFAEVAEVRPGEICVRLRERAPSHEPKRSFVLVQGLAKGEKMDVIVQKSTEVGAAGIVVFEGERSVVRLSGEAKVAQKLARWRKIAREAAMQSQRDVVPFVAWAPALDAALAALEARGIRLALVLDEEEKATGFLSAIRDGALDGGAAIVVGPEGGLSPAERALARGDARCRTVTLGPRILRTETAGLVALAIALAETGDMGG
- the prmA gene encoding 50S ribosomal protein L11 methyltransferase, encoding MRWWHVRVRVAHEAADALSAVLESFPDVQGVQMEGIAPSEVRPPRFGEWFDEQLTPTPDVEVSVYFPETYARQEVEARMESAVRRVREAGLDPGPRSSDVSAELVDESEWKNAWREQYPPIPVGDSLVIAPVWAEPAELAPFGGRHIISIEPGMAFGTGHHQTTQMCAEILVDIVRPGMHVLDVGTGTGVLAMTAAVAGAERVVAVDIDPVAVSAAKENVRMNGLAQRVEVREGDLLSGLQPEEAFHVAVANILRDVVLALIPDVRHRLLPGGWLLTSGYIESQREQVERALGDHGFSIVRRAQKDDWVSVLAVKS
- the dnaJ gene encoding molecular chaperone DnaJ; this encodes MSKRDYYEVLGVSRSATQEEIKKAYRKLARQYHPDVNKNDPNAQQKFAEIAEAYAVLSDPEKRARYDQYGHEDPAQNFGGFQGQAGGPGAGFADFDLGGFGDIFDMFFGGGTRRGPVRGHDLEYEMEVSFEEAAFGTHREIQVPRTETCSTCGGSGARPGTKPRVCQACNGTGEQQTVTNTPFGRMINRRPCPVCHGRGQIVAEPCPDCRGQGRRRVRRSVDVKVPPGVDTGTRLRMAGYGEQSPNGGPPGDLFVVIHVKPHEVFEREGTNIYVDVPISFVQAALGDEIEVPTLEGKVKLRIPEGTQTGTTFRLRGKGIPKLGSPLVRGDQHIRVHVVTPTNLSERQKELFRQLAKELGEETHEQQRTFMERVKDAFLG
- the dnaK gene encoding molecular chaperone DnaK, encoding MAKVIGIDLGTTNSCVAVLEGGEPVVIPNAEGNRTTPSVVAFTKDGERLVGDVAKRQAITNPDRTIISIKRHMGTDYKVTIDGKSYTPPEISAMILQKLKADAEAFLGEPVTQAVITVPAYFSDSQRQATRDAGRIAGLEVLRIINEPTAAALAYGLDKEEDQTILVFDLGGGTFDVSILELGDGVFEVKATSGNNHLGGDDFDNRIIQYLIDTFKKDTGIDLSNDRMAMQRLKDAAEKAKKELSSTLTTTISLPFISADATGPKHLEVNLTRAKFEELTADLVEATMGPTRQALQDAGLTPADIDKVILVGGSTRIPAVQEAVKRLIGKEPSKGVNPDEVVAVGAAIQAGVLTGEVKDIVLLDVTPLSLGIETMGGVFTRIIPRNTTIPTSKSQIFTTAADNQTSVEIHVLQGEREMAAGNKTLGRFTLNDIPPAPRGVPQIEVTFDIDANGIVHVSAKDLATGKSQRITITASSGLSKEEVERMMKEAQMYAEEDKKRREEAEVRNQADQLLYQTDKLLRDLGDKVDSALKSEAESKQKDLRDAMAGSDMEAIKAKSQALQETLHKLSTKLYEQAAQSASANQAQAGATGTTGQASDNVVDADFREVDPDKK
- the grpE gene encoding nucleotide exchange factor GrpE codes for the protein MLFVADDVVKDPNEQGEAKPEEAGNDGSAGPGEVDPAEMAEEDISFDADSPDEEAVEAQAEPDPRDAQIEELTQQLLRTRADFDNFRRRTRQEREELVQFATKKLLSDLLPVLDNFDRAMQALEGVDEPQMKQGIDMVHRQLLQVLHQYGVTEMDAVGAPFDPSKHEAVMQEQVEGQDAGFVIEVLQKGYLLHGKVLRPAMVKVSV
- the hrcA gene encoding heat-inducible transcriptional repressor HrcA produces the protein MLTPRQQLILSAIIEDYVRMAEPIGSRALAKHDEIQFSPATIRNEMADLEEMGYLTQPHASAGRVPSQKGYRFYVDNLLRLGQMDRETGEFLKSVFSKRIDEVEQVTREVANVLSMLTKQTVIVLGPKTDTEKLRKIELIPLGGGRAIAILVTNSGHVETVHVRFASEMEAADVEKLVRVLNDKVVGVPISDLKRTLYAELAGELRRTVERFEDAIAVLNEVCQVPEREEAVYIGGASNVLAQPEFHDVGKAKPILSLLEQNEFISNWFPKAENGIEVRIGAENAVVELKDCTVIATTYRLGGVPVGHIGVLGPTRMDYNRVMQILSFTSQALTDFLTRFASSG
- the hemW gene encoding radical SAM family heme chaperone HemW → MLVEDREERRAPQALYVHIPFCKSRCFYCDFTTFVKSPAAMEAYVDALTAEWDMMESPGVPLATAYFGGGTPTLLSASLLDRLLGALRRRFDFQPDAEITFESNPDSITREKLQVLRHHGVNRISFGAQAFQDHLLQAIGRAHLRDAIEEAVWAAHEIGFSHINVDLMFGLPDQTQRDVEESVQAVLDLPVDHVSAYWLKIEPGTPFAKWNEMGHLHLPGEDAEAEMYELVRERLCGAGFVHYEISNFARPGGEARHNLVYWRNEPYLASGVGAHGYVGGERYEMERRLTPYMKAIALGRRPIASRRSVPLDERMEDQVILGLRLAEGVDGDRFMRRFGRPLEDVFAGVVERLLADGLLERRGSAYRIPDAYWPVANAIYEQWIGAADIH